The genome window GCCTCGCCGGTCGCGGAGTTGACCAGGTCGAGCTGCAGCGCTCCCGCGCCGACCACCTCGTCGGGGTGCAGCGAGAGCAGCTCCACCCCGGCGGTCGGCCGCTGGGCGCCCCGCCGCCCGCTGAGCCAGCCGTCGAGCTGCCAGCGCACCCGGTCGGCGGTGCCCGACGGCGTCAGGGGCTCGGCGCAGCGCCACATCCGGTGCAGCTCCTCGCCGTGCTCGGTCCGCGCCGAGATCCCCAGCCGGGTGCAGGCCAGCCCCAGCTCGCCGAGCCTGACGTGCAGCCGCTCGGCCAGCGCCTTCGCCACGAACGCGGCGGCGTCCACCCGCTCCACCGGGGGATCCAGGTTCTCCGACACCACCAGGTCCGGCGGCAGCGCCCTGCGTTCCGGCGGCCGCTCCTCCCGCCCGCTCGCGGCGCGGTGCGCCACCAGGGCGTCCCGCCCGAACCGGGTCGCCACGTCGGACGCGGGCAGGGCGGCGAAGTCGCCGAGCGTCCGGATTCCCAGCCGCCGCAGCAGATCCACCAGTTCGCCGCGGTCCGCGCCGGGGTAGTCGATCTCGTCGACGCGCATCGGGGCGAGGAAGCCGGGGACACCGCCCGGTTCGACGACCACGCCCCTGCGGGCGGCCAAGATCGCGGCGAACAGGCCGTCGGCCACGCCGACCTGGCACTCGGCGTCGGCCCGCGCCGCCACCTCGTCCACGATGCGCTCCGCGGCGTCCACATCGGACCCGAAGTAGCCTGCGGGCCCCTTCGCCGGGACGGCCACCAGCCCCGGGCGCACGACCTCCACACCAGGCGCGAGCGACTCCACCGCCGCCACCACCGGCTCGAACAGCCGCGCGTCCCGCGCCGGATCGTGTTCGCAGACGGCCAGGTCCGGGCAGCGGCCCTGCGCCTCGCGGCGGCGCATCCCGCGGCGCACCCCGTTGTCGCGCGCGGCCTGCGAGCAGGCCAGCACCCGGTTCGCGACGAAGACCGCGGCAGGCGCCACCGGATCGAGCCCGGCCGCCAACGCCGCCGCGACCACCGGCCAGTCCGGGCACCAGACGACGAGACGACGGGGCGGTGGCATCGCGCTCACCCCGCCACCGGTCGTAGCGGACGCACGGCGGAGCGGTCGTCACGGGATTCGGAGTGCGGGCGGCCTCCGGGGTGGGCGTTGGCCGGCCCCGACGGCAACGGCCTGGTGGAGGGCTGGCGGTGCGGTGTCCGCACATCGTGGGTGTCCGGTCGCGCACCGGAAGGTTCGGACGGTGCCGCAAA of Saccharopolyspora erythraea contains these proteins:
- a CDS encoding DNA polymerase Y family protein, yielding MPPPRRLVVWCPDWPVVAAALAAGLDPVAPAAVFVANRVLACSQAARDNGVRRGMRRREAQGRCPDLAVCEHDPARDARLFEPVVAAVESLAPGVEVVRPGLVAVPAKGPAGYFGSDVDAAERIVDEVAARADAECQVGVADGLFAAILAARRGVVVEPGGVPGFLAPMRVDEIDYPGADRGELVDLLRRLGIRTLGDFAALPASDVATRFGRDALVAHRAASGREERPPERRALPPDLVVSENLDPPVERVDAAAFVAKALAERLHVRLGELGLACTRLGISARTEHGEELHRMWRCAEPLTPSGTADRVRWQLDGWLSGRRGAQRPTAGVELLSLHPDEVVGAGALQLDLVNSATGEADARAGRAFVRVQGMLGPDAVLVGVLGGGRDLRDRVRLVPWGDERAPALDPERPWPGRIPAPSPAVLPDSPWPVAVLDADEQPVRITDRNRLTAAPVRVVVSGGRSRAVRGWAGPWPVEERWWSESASLAPRLVTRMQVVLEAEDDVGEAALLLVHEDGRWWVQGAYR